The following proteins come from a genomic window of Acinetobacter sp. SAAs474:
- the mhpT gene encoding 3-(3-hydroxy-phenyl)propionate transporter MhpT, translating to MLEIKSEKMQRFLTVFLCFWVAFFEGFDLQAPGIAAKGIAATFALDQVQMGYVFSLGVFGMLFGAFFGGRIADYLGQKKVLMLSILIFGIFMFVTAIASSTEVLYAARFLTGLGLGAAMPTMISVVGDEATEQNRGKLNSLMYCGLPVGAIFVAGLAILFKDIPWQTLFMIGGLTPLLLIPLMAIILKDKPKAQVADASVTVPPMTQVLFAEKRYSYTLPLWVSFFFTLMVNYILISWLPNLLMEQGLQKQQAFMIMLIFQVGAVIGTLGLGYLLDRLKLWQMSIIIYSGLLIAVVILFTTTSIPMLIFAGLIGGIFSTGGQSILYGISPIFYSNAGKVTGVGSAISLGRLGAMTGPLLTGKILALGLGTTGILMASAPGIILSAVAVTALSRFKSSKQKNK from the coding sequence ATGTTAGAAATTAAATCGGAAAAAATGCAGCGATTTTTGACTGTATTTCTGTGTTTTTGGGTCGCATTTTTTGAAGGGTTTGATTTACAAGCACCAGGTATTGCTGCAAAAGGAATTGCCGCAACTTTTGCTTTAGATCAAGTACAAATGGGTTATGTATTTAGCCTAGGTGTCTTTGGCATGTTGTTTGGGGCATTTTTTGGTGGGCGTATTGCAGATTATTTAGGTCAGAAAAAAGTACTGATGCTGTCTATTTTAATCTTCGGAATCTTTATGTTTGTAACTGCAATTGCTAGCAGTACAGAAGTATTATATGCCGCACGGTTTTTAACAGGTTTAGGACTTGGTGCTGCCATGCCAACTATGATTTCAGTAGTGGGGGATGAAGCGACAGAGCAGAATAGAGGTAAATTAAATAGCCTAATGTATTGTGGTTTACCTGTTGGTGCTATATTTGTAGCAGGTTTGGCAATTTTATTTAAAGATATTCCATGGCAAACCCTGTTTATGATTGGTGGTTTAACACCTCTGTTACTGATCCCTTTGATGGCGATAATCCTAAAAGATAAACCTAAAGCTCAAGTTGCAGATGCGAGTGTTACCGTACCGCCGATGACGCAGGTGTTGTTTGCGGAAAAACGCTATAGCTACACGTTACCATTATGGGTGAGTTTTTTCTTTACGCTCATGGTGAACTATATCTTAATTAGCTGGTTACCTAATTTGCTCATGGAGCAAGGCTTACAAAAACAACAAGCATTTATGATCATGTTGATTTTCCAAGTTGGCGCTGTAATAGGTACTTTGGGCTTGGGTTATCTTTTGGATCGTTTAAAATTATGGCAAATGTCGATCATTATTTATAGTGGTTTATTGATTGCAGTAGTGATTTTATTTACTACTACTTCGATTCCAATGTTGATCTTTGCAGGTCTGATTGGAGGGATTTTTTCAACGGGTGGTCAGTCTATTTTATATGGTATTTCACCTATATTTTATTCAAATGCTGGAAAAGTTACCGGTGTTGGCAGTGCCATTTCATTGGGGCGTTTAGGTGCGATGACTGGGCCATTGCTCACTGGAAAAATTTTGGCTTTAGGTCTTGGCACGACAGGAATCTTAATGGCAAGTGCACCGGGGATTATTCTTTCTGCAGTTGCTGTTACTGCGTTATCAAGGTTTAAATCATCAAAACAAAAAAATAAATAA